GctcctcatcttccttgCGTCCTCCTTGGTTTTGCTGCGCAGCGCCTGGAGCTCATCTTCGGCCGCCTTCGCGCGGTCCTTGAGGGTACCGTTGGACCgcagcgcctcggcgagctggagtTGAAGCTGCGCGACATTGGGGTCGGAGCTGGGATCGATCGGaacggcagcggcggtcGTGTTCGGCTTCTCGGAGAGTTTCCTGTCGTCGGGTGTGATTTTGGACCTCAGGACTTCCTTCTCGGCTTCGAGCGCCGCGACGCGGTCGGAGAGCTGGGAGCCTGTCGAGGGATGGCGGGTTAGGGAAGAAGCGGCAAAAGGAGAGATAGAGAAGAGAGGAGCGCCTTACAGAGTTGGACGATTTCGAGATTGACGGGGTTGTTCTTCTCCTGCTCCCTGATGGAAGCTAGATACTCGGAGCGCCAGTCGGACATAATGTCGAtcgtggaggggggagaggcgAGGGAATCCGGGCGATGACGGATGTCGAGTTACATATATCGGCGCAAGCTTTCTGTCTTGTTACGCTTAAATATCCCGCAGAGTCTTTCCCAATGAATCTAGAAGAAATCGAGCGCTGCCCTTATGTCGGGACGGTGATGGGTGGGATGGCGCATGCGTTGCATTCCAAACACAAGCAGCCGACTCTGTTCAAGCGACGGTTGTAGGCGCATCATCTGCCCCAGAATCCtagagggaggagggagcgGCGCCGCCTTGGCTTATCGGCGTGTTTGCTGGGGGTGCGATGACGCACGCTCCGTCGGCCGGGGTTTAGCCGCGCCCCGGTAGACCGGGTCTCTGAGGCTGGTCTGATTCGTGGCGCAAGCTCACCCCCGGCGACCTCACTCAAGCTCTCGGTAGCAGTAGCGACAGCTTAGGGGAGGGAAATGGAGCTCAAGCCTCAACCTCATGTCTTTCATCTCACACCTCGCTCTCAACCACAACCACTAGACCGACGCAACGCCGGCGACACTGCCAAATATTTTTTCCAATTTTCTTGAGGATAGATCCAAGTACGACCACCAAGGCAGACAAACACGTACACACAGCAAGGGATCCCGGCAATGAGAAGATGACATGATGGAAGCGTCTCATCCCGCGGCAGGATGGGAGAACGTCGGCGACAAGTGGTACCGCAAGGTCCAGCTCTACACCGAAGTGTTCGACCAAGACCTTGACCTCGACAAccacatcgtcgccggcgcccccTACGGCGGAGCCATCGCTCTCCTCCGAGACGACACCAAGATCCAGGCTTACCGCGCCAacccaggcggcggcggcggcggcgcctcctcgtccaaaCCCGGCATCGATATCTACTCGTACGCCGGCAAGCTCCTCCGCCGCATCCCCTGGGAGCAGGGCTCCGGCTCCATCAAGGGCCTCGGCTGGgccagcgtcgccggcggcgaggagaagctcctcgtcgccacgACGGACGGCACCGTCCGCGTCTACGATTTGCAGGGCGAGTTCACGCAGTTCTCCCTTggcaacggcgccgacgagtcCGGCGTCATCAGCTGCCGCTTCTACGAATCCGGAATGGTCGCGCTCCTCGGTAACGACACTTTCGTCTCGGTCACGTCGTACACCGAGCCGCGCCCGCGGCTGctcgcgacgccgccgaccgACCAGGGCGAGATCCACGCCTGGGCCGTCGTGGCGCCGGATCATACGCTCTCGCGTTCCGTCGAGGTACTGCTGAGCATCGGGGAGACGGTATACGTCATCGACGCGGCCGAGTGCGAGGACCGGTTCCTGGACCTCGGGCCCTTCAGCCACATCAGCGTGTCCCCCGACGGCCGGCTGATCGCGCTGTACACGAAGACGGGCAAGGCGCATGTGATTTCAAGCGATTTCCAGGAGAGGCGTGTCGAGCACGACTCGCAGTCCAAGATCCCACCCAAGTATGTCGAGTGGTGCGGCACCGATGCGCTGATTGCGTGGGAGGATGAGGTACACATCATCGGGCCGGATGCTGCGACCGCAGAGTTCTTTTACGACGGACGAGTGCACGTTGTATCAGGTATGTTTGGCGGGCATAGTGTCTTTAAGTTCACAAGCAGAAACGCTCACGGCTAACACCTCGCAGAACACGACGGCGCAAGACTCATCACAAATGACGTTTGCGACTTCCTAGAGCGCGTCCCGCACGCCACGGAGGAGGTCTTCGGTACCCGGGCCGAGTCCTCGGCAGCATCGatcctgctcgacgccgtcggccagctgGAGCTTCAGTCGCCCAAGGCCGACGACTACATCCAGCTGATCCGCGCCAACCTTACTGAGGCCGTCGACACGTGCGtcacggcggcgggccgcgAATTCAGCATCCACTGGCAGAAGCAGCTCCTCAAGGCTGCGTCCTTTGGCAAGTCGGTGCTCGACATCTACAACAGCGACGAGTTCGTCGATATGTGTGAGACCCTGCGCGTGCTCAACGCCGTTCGCTTCTTCGAGGTCGGCCTGCCCCTCTCGTTCGAGCAGTACCAGCGTCTCACCCCCGAGGGCCTCATCAAGAGGCTCATCAACCGTCACGAGTACCTGCTCGCGCTTAAGATCGCGGGGTACTTACGTCTGCCCACCGACCGCATCTACGTCCACTGGGCCTCGGCCAAGGTCCGCTCGGGTGctgaggacgacgacactATCTGCCGGCTGGTTGTCGAGCGCCTCTCCGGGAAGCCAGGCATCTCCTTTGAGGAGATCGCACGCGCAGCCTACGACGAAGGCCGGGGCCGCCTCGCCACTGAACTGCTAAACCACGAGCCCCGCGGCGGGCGCCAGGTGCCGCTGCTCCTCAGcatggaggaggacgagctcgccctcgacaaggccgtcgagagcgGCGACACGGACCTGATGTACACAGTACTTCTCCAGCTCAAGAAGAAACTGCCGTTGGCCGCCTTCTTTCGCGTCATCAACGCGCGCCCCGCGGCAACGGCCCTCGTTGAGTCCTCGGCCGCGCGCGAGGCTGACAACGCGCTCCTTAAAGATCTCTATTACCAGGACGACCGCCGGGTggacggtgccggcgtcTTCATACACGAGTCGCTCCACCAGCCCGACGCGCGCACCGCGTCCGACAAGCTCGCACTCGCCGCGAAGCTACTCTCCGACTCGAGGGAGGCTGCGTTCGAGGTCCACGCCCTCAAGGAGGCGCAGACTCTCCTCAAGATGCAGGAGGCCTTCGACCGCGACCTCACCGACACCTTCACGGGGCTCAGCGTCAACGAGACCATGTTCAAGCTCATCCGCCTCGGGTACCACAAGCGCGCCAGCAAGATTCAGAGCGAGTTCAAGGTGCCCGATAAGGTTGCTTGGTGGATCAGGTCAGATATTCTCCCCTCTCGCGCCCCCTTTTGTTGTCATTGTACTCTTGAGGGTTTCCCATTTGGGTTATACAGGTTCCTTGCCAAGTCGGGTATCCGCAGCGGGCTAACCACATTCCACATATTTAGACTTCGTGCGCTCGTTGCGAAGCGGGACTGGAACGAGATCGAGGAGCTTGCGAAGACGAGAAAAAGCCCGATTGGGTGGGAGGTAAGctttcccttttcttccgTTTTccgttttcttcttcctcccccccccccccctccccttttttttttttcttttttccccccttaAATATGACACATCGCGGGCGTCGCCGTTCCTGGCTCCATGGCATATTTGGAACATACCGAATCGACGAAGCTAATCAATCCCCGAACGCCACAGCCGTTCTTCAACCTCACGCTGCAGGCGGGCAACCCGCGGCTGGCGGCCGTCTTTGTGCCCAAGTGCACGGGTTTAGAGCCTGGGACGACCATCACCATGTACGAAAAGTGCGGGCTGCGGgtcaaggcggccgaggaggcggtgAAGCTCAAAGACGCCGAGGCGTGGGGCAGGCTGCTCGAAGCGGCGGGACGGGGCACGCAGGAGGGGCGGGACATTGAGAGGATCGGGAGCGCCGTCTTTAAGAAGTGAAGTCGGCCAACGCCAAGGCGAAAGGAAGCAGCACGTCGAGTTTCCCACGAAGGGATGAAGAGCGAGatgggacgagggcgagagaCAGCGAAATGGGGTTAAAGGGGAGCTGTGGTGCTAATCTTGCTCTACACACGTAATCTGACCAACTTCAGGCGATGACGGGTACACGGAGCAGTGGTGAGATTTGAGAGGCATGGcgttcggcggcggtgggcaACTGTGTCGATCCGGGGTACGCTTGTTTCGATGTGTGGCGAGCGGCCGGCATGCCCCCGCGAGCGAGGTACCTGTAACGTGGTTCTAGCTTTCATGACCTTTTGACCGATCATGCCAGAAGCGACTCAGGCCATGCCAAGTGCAGTGATGGCTCGGACAGCGGGAGTGTCTGCAACAGAGTGCATAGTCTGTGATGTTGCGATGGATCCTTTGAAGAATCTTTCCGGATACGGGCTCGGCTTGGACGATGTCTTGCAGGTTCTTTTTCGACCTGGACTAGCTAGCcccccttgccctcgccctcgcctaGAGAGCCAGCGGGATGAGAGCGAGAAACAAAGCCTGGGCGAGCTTCTTGCGCGAGATCGACACGTGGATGAGCCACGGGAGACGggcacgccgccgcgccgccacgGCTTAGATTCGGGCTCGTAGATTTACATAGTCTGGTGGGTCGTTTGATGTTGCTTGTTTGTGCAACAAACAACCTGACACCGTTCAACTGAGAACCCCCTTTAGTCACGGGGAGCGCGCAGGATGAGGGCATGAGTACACCAGAGGAAGGCCGTGGCCTCCGTTGAGAAGAAAATGTCGACCGGCGTCCTGGGTTGAACCTGGAGCGGAAATAGCGGGAAGTCGCCTTCATGAATCAGGCAGGCTGGGCTCTGGGGCATAGCCCCCGCAGGAACTGAGGCATGGAGATGGTCTGATCTGCCTGTGCATGCGCAGTAGCTGTCTGAGAGTGTTTCCCGGCGAGGGAGGATAAGGAGGAACCGGGCGAGGCGAGTTCGTCCTTTCGCAGATACGGTTTATGTGGATGCTTGCGGATAGTCGACATAATTGTTGAGTTTTGTTCTGCGACGTCCTGAGAGCACGTTGATGGGGGGTAGGGGGCAATGCACAGAGAAGAAACAAAGGGCCAACCCAGGTCTTGGGCCGAGATTGTTTGGTTAGCAACAGTCAGCCTGTAACGTCGTCAGTGGCCCAGATGCATGATATTTCCCGAAAGCAAGAAACGATGGTCCGGAGGGCCTCGTAGAGATCGAGCTTAAGAGGAGTCGAGTAGGAACTTTAACCAGGGTGCTGGGAATGGCAGATCTGCGTCCGCATTTCCAGGCCTTTGGGAGGCACGCATTGGGTAAGGTGAGATGAGGGAAAGTGGAAGGACCGAGGAACAACGGCAGCCCGAAAGCAGGCTAGAAAAGCATCCTCACAAAGAATAcgatggatggatgcatGTAGGAACAGACGGACGTGTAAGGTACGTCGCGGCCTGGGCCCCGGAGAAGTATCGGAGGGGCTGCATGAAAGGAGTGCCAGTGAAGGGTCTTGGCAAATGCCAAATCGTGGcaaggacgtcgaggactcGAGGTGGCGAGGCAAGACAAGGCGGGGAAGCGGACAGTTCCCGGTCACGGAGCAGGAAGCGTCGGTTCGGATGTGTTTGTAATGTGCCCCATGCAACCCTGATCGATACCTTCTAGACTTTTACTTTCTTGCTGTTCTGTTTCGGTGTCGCTGAGGGCTCCTTAGGGTTCGCCCGTTGTTGCACGCATCAAGCACCGTGTCTGGGCCGGATAAGGCTCGGGAGATCGGAGGACGGACCGGGCGAGTCATGGACGGAAGCGAAAGAGGATCGGAATtgcttggggggggggggggggggcggcggatTTGCAGACTGGATTTGTCTTGCCCAGGTCTTCCCAGAGACATCCGGATCAAGGCTGATGGTCAAAAGCTTTGGCGGAAGCAACGAAGGGTCAAGGGAGCCGTGATGTTGGATGGGGGGCCGAGGAGTTGAAGCCGGGCTCCCAGCCTTCTGCAGGACTTCTGGCGCGAAAAGCTTCTTCAAAACCCAACCCAATCACGATGATCGTCAGGTCAAGGAcacggcgagggcgaggtctAGGGCAAGGGCGA
The genomic region above belongs to Colletotrichum higginsianum IMI 349063 chromosome 2, whole genome shotgun sequence and contains:
- a CDS encoding Autophagy protein 16; translation: MSDWRSEYLASIREQEKNNPVNLEIVQLCSQLSDRVAALEAEKEVLRSKITPDDRKLSEKPNTTAAAVPIDPSSDPNVAQLQLQLAEALRSNGTLKDRAKAAEDELQALRSKTKEDARKMRSLAAESTALTTKLRDREHELREKRKLVENVQDEMITMNLQMSMAEQERDKVKKENKELVDRWMKRMAQEAEAMNLANER
- a CDS encoding Vacuolar protein sorting vps16 → MMEASHPAAGWENVGDKWYRKVQLYTEVFDQDLDLDNHIVAGAPYGGAIALLRDDTKIQAYRANPGGGGGGASSSKPGIDIYSYAGKLLRRIPWEQGSGSIKGLGWASVAGGEEKLLVATTDGTVRVYDLQGEFTQFSLGNGADESGVISCRFYESGMVALLGNDTFVSVTSYTEPRPRLLATPPTDQGEIHAWAVVAPDHTLSRSVEVLLSIGETVYVIDAAECEDRFLDLGPFSHISVSPDGRLIALYTKTGKAHVISSDFQERRVEHDSQSKIPPKYVEWCGTDALIAWEDEVHIIGPDAATAEFFYDGRVHVVSEHDGARLITNDVCDFLERVPHATEEVFGTRAESSAASILLDAVGQLELQSPKADDYIQLIRANLTEAVDTCVTAAGREFSIHWQKQLLKAASFGKSVLDIYNSDEFVDMCETLRVLNAVRFFEVGLPLSFEQYQRLTPEGLIKRLINRHEYLLALKIAGYLRLPTDRIYVHWASAKVRSGAEDDDTICRLVVERLSGKPGISFEEIARAAYDEGRGRLATELLNHEPRGGRQVPLLLSMEEDELALDKAVESGDTDLMYTVLLQLKKKLPLAAFFRVINARPAATALVESSAAREADNALLKDLYYQDDRRVDGAGVFIHESLHQPDARTASDKLALAAKLLSDSREAAFEVHALKEAQTLLKMQEAFDRDLTDTFTGLSVNETMFKLIRLGYHKRASKIQSEFKVPDKVAWWIRLRALVAKRDWNEIEELAKTRKSPIGWEPFFNLTLQAGNPRLAAVFVPKCTGLEPGTTITMYEKCGLRVKAAEEAVKLKDAEAWGRLLEAAGRGTQEGRDIERIGSAVFKK